Proteins from a genomic interval of Equus quagga isolate Etosha38 chromosome 11, UCLA_HA_Equagga_1.0, whole genome shotgun sequence:
- the MRPL12 gene encoding 39S ribosomal protein L12, mitochondrial produces the protein MLPAAARPLWGPCLRLRGASLRPARQQVLRVCAIRLMRCSSHRRGEALAGAPLDNAPKEYPPKIQQLVQDIASLTLLEISDLNELLKKTLKIQDVGLMPVGGMMPGAAPAAAAAPEAAEEDIPKQKEQTHFTVRLTEAKPVDKVKLIKEIKNYVQGINLVQAKKLVESLPQEIKANVAKAEAEKIKAALEAVGGTVVLE, from the exons ATGCTGCCGGCGGCTGCTCGCCCCCTGTGGGGGCCATGTCTCCGGCTTCGGGGCGCCTCGCTCCGGCCCGCCAG GCAACAGGTGCTGCGTGTGTGTGCCATTCGGCTGATGAGATGTAGCAGCCATCGCCGGGGGGAGGCCCTTGCTGGTGCACCCCTGGATAACGCCCCCAAGGAGTACCCCCCCAAGATCCAGCAGCTGGTGCAGGACATTGCCAGCCTCACACTCCTGGAGATCTCAGACCTCAACGAACTCCTGAAG AAAACGTTGAAGATCCAGGATGTCGGACTCATGCCAGTGGGTGGCATGAtgcctggggctgcccctgctGCAGCAGCGGCCCCTGAG GCAGCAGAGGAAGACATCCCCAAACAGAAAGAACAGACACATTTCACCGTCCGCCTGACGGAAGCAAAGCCCGTGGACAAAGTGAAGCTGATCAAGGAAATCAAGAACTACGTCCAGGGCATAAATCTCGTCCAG GCAAAGAAGCTAGTGGAATCCCTGCCCCAGGAAATCAAAGCCAACGTCGCCAAGGCTGAGGCCGAGAAGATCAAGGCGGCCCTGGAGGCAGTGGGTGGCACCGTGGTTCTGGAGTAG
- the SLC25A10 gene encoding mitochondrial dicarboxylate carrier: protein MAAEARVSRWYFGGLASCGAACCTHPLDLLKVHLQTQQEVKMRMTGMALQVVRSDGVLALYNGLSASLCRQMTYSLTRFAIYETVRDHVTAGSQGPPPFYKKVLLGSISGCIGGFVGTPADMVNVRMQNDMKLPKNQRRNYAHALDGLYRVAREEGLKKLFSGATMASSRGVFVTVGQLSCYDQAKQLVLSTGYLSDSIVTHFVASFIAGGCATFLCQPLDVLKTRLMNSKGEYRGVFHCAVETAKLGPLAFYKGLLPAAIRLMPHTVLTFVFLEQLRKHFGIKVPS from the exons ATGGCGGCGGAGGCGCGCGTGTCGCGCTGGTACTTCGGGGGGCTGGCCTCGTGCGGGGCCGCCTGCTGCACGCACCCGCTGGACCTGCTCAAG GTGCACCTGCAGACACAGCAGGAGGTGAAGATGCGGATGACAGGCATGGCGCTGCAGGTGGTGCGCTCCGACGGCGTCCTGGCGCTCTACAACGGCCTGAGCGCCTCCCTGTGCAGACAG ATGACCTACTCCCTGACTCGGTTCGCCATCTATGAGACCGTGCGGGACCATGTGACCGCGGGCAGCCAGGGGCCCCCACCCTTCTATAAGAAGGTGTTGCTGGGCTCCATCAGTG GTTGCATCGGAGGATTTGTGGGGACTCCTGCGGATATGGTCAACGTCAG GATGCAGAACGACATGAAGCTGCCCAAGAACCAGCGCCGAAA CTACGCCCATGCCCTGGACGGCCTGTACCGCGTGGCCCGTGAAG AGGGTCTGAAGAAGCTGTTCTCAGGTGCGACCATGGCCTCCAGTCGAGGGGTGTTTGTCACCGTGGGCCAG CTGTCCTGCTATGACCAAGCTAAGCAGCTCGTTCTCAGCACGGGGTACTTGTCTGACAGCATCGTCACGCACTTTGTCGCCAGCTTCATCGCA ggtGGATGTGCCACGTTCCTGTGCCAGCCCCTGGATGTGCTGAAGACCCGCCTGATGAACTCCAAGGGCGAGTATCGA GGTGTTTTCCACTGCGCCGTGGAGACTGCGAAGCTCGGCCCGCTGGCCTTTTACAAG gGCCTCCTGCCTGCCGCCATCCGCCTCATGCCCCACACTGTGCTCACATTCGTGTTTCTGGAACAGCTTCGAAAACACTTTGGCATCAAAGTACCATCCTGA